The following are from one region of the Jatrophihabitans telluris genome:
- a CDS encoding SDR family oxidoreductase, which yields MTFNGSVALVTGANRGLGREFVRALQRRGVSRIYAGARNPDSVTVDNIDGVRVIPLRMDVTDPDTVAQAAAVATDVDLLINNAGSSTGSLVVTGDLSQVRLEMDTHYYGTLTVIRAFAPILDANGGGAIVNVLSALSWAVLPTTSAYSAAKSAEWALTNAVRQELAAQGTQVSALHVGYMDTDMTARIDAPKSHPAVIAEFALDAVEAGELEILADETSRTIKQALSAPIEAIYPQFSGARA from the coding sequence ATGACGTTCAACGGATCCGTAGCCCTGGTGACCGGAGCGAACCGCGGCCTCGGACGGGAATTCGTCCGGGCCCTGCAGCGTCGCGGCGTCAGCAGGATCTACGCCGGTGCCCGTAATCCCGACAGTGTCACCGTGGACAACATCGACGGGGTACGGGTGATCCCGCTGCGCATGGACGTCACCGATCCCGACACGGTCGCGCAGGCAGCCGCCGTCGCCACCGACGTGGACCTGCTGATCAACAACGCCGGCAGTTCGACCGGAAGCCTCGTCGTCACCGGTGATCTGAGCCAGGTACGCCTGGAGATGGATACCCACTACTACGGAACGCTGACGGTCATCCGAGCCTTCGCGCCGATCCTCGACGCCAACGGTGGCGGCGCGATCGTGAACGTGCTCTCGGCGCTGTCGTGGGCCGTGCTGCCCACCACGTCGGCCTACAGTGCGGCCAAGTCGGCCGAGTGGGCGTTGACCAACGCCGTCCGCCAGGAGCTTGCCGCCCAGGGAACCCAGGTTTCCGCGCTGCACGTCGGCTACATGGACACCGACATGACCGCCCGAATCGATGCGCCCAAATCGCACCCGGCCGTGATCGCCGAGTTCGCCCTGGACGCTGTCGAGGCCGGCGAGCTGGAAATCCTCGCCGACGAGACCTCCCGGACGATCAAGCAGGCGTTGTCGGCGCCCATCGAGGCGATCTACCCACAGTTCTCCGGAGCGCGGGCATAG
- a CDS encoding purine-cytosine permease family protein — translation MSTVRESHDQDRPGSGPFAAAVPAGVELNGINVIAESERKGRPRELFWPWFASNISVLGVSYGAFVLGFGVSFWQAALVGVIGIVASFALCGVIALAGRRGSAPTMVLSRAAFGVRGNRLPSVLSWVLTVGWETVLVVLATLGTATVFGRLGWSHGTATKIVALLVVAAITVAAGVAGFDAVMRIQAVITVVTGVLTVVYMVLVAHHIHWHTVSSVPTGSAQHFIGALVFVMTGFGLGWVNAAADYSRYLPRRSSARGVFGWTTLGAAIGPVVLILFGLLLAGSSTDLSTAIGSDPIGALTTILPTWFLVPFAVVAVLGLIGGAVLDIYSSGLALLTAGLRIPRYLAAAVDGVIMVAGSIYVVFFTDNFVFQFQGFLITLGVPVAAWCGVMLADVALRRRDYDESALFDPRGRYGDIQWVPIIAVVAGTAIGWGLVTNTAAGWLNWQGYLLRFGLGGKQGDWAFAGIGVLVALLIGLIVGVAVAVRRIPSQEASAGSTR, via the coding sequence ATGAGTACGGTGCGGGAAAGTCATGACCAGGACCGTCCCGGCTCGGGACCGTTCGCAGCGGCCGTGCCCGCCGGGGTCGAGCTAAACGGGATCAACGTCATCGCCGAGTCCGAACGCAAGGGTCGTCCGCGCGAGCTGTTCTGGCCGTGGTTCGCTTCGAACATCTCGGTCCTCGGCGTCAGCTACGGCGCGTTCGTGCTCGGCTTCGGGGTGTCCTTCTGGCAGGCCGCTCTCGTCGGGGTGATCGGCATCGTCGCCTCGTTCGCGCTCTGCGGCGTCATCGCGCTTGCCGGACGCCGGGGTTCCGCGCCGACGATGGTGCTTTCCCGTGCCGCCTTCGGTGTCCGGGGCAACCGCCTGCCGTCGGTGTTGTCATGGGTACTCACGGTCGGTTGGGAGACGGTCCTGGTCGTGCTGGCCACCCTCGGGACGGCCACGGTATTCGGCCGGCTGGGCTGGAGCCACGGTACGGCGACCAAGATCGTCGCGCTGCTGGTCGTCGCAGCGATCACCGTTGCCGCCGGCGTGGCCGGTTTCGATGCGGTCATGAGAATCCAGGCCGTGATCACCGTCGTCACCGGTGTGCTGACGGTCGTGTACATGGTCCTGGTGGCCCATCACATCCACTGGCACACGGTTTCGTCGGTGCCCACGGGCTCGGCCCAGCACTTCATCGGAGCGCTCGTGTTCGTCATGACCGGATTCGGATTGGGCTGGGTCAACGCCGCGGCGGACTATTCGCGCTACCTGCCCCGGCGCTCCTCGGCCCGCGGCGTGTTCGGTTGGACCACGCTCGGTGCGGCGATCGGGCCGGTCGTGCTAATCCTCTTCGGCCTGTTGCTGGCCGGGTCGTCCACCGACCTGTCCACGGCGATCGGCTCCGACCCGATCGGCGCCCTGACCACGATCCTGCCGACCTGGTTCCTCGTGCCGTTCGCGGTCGTTGCCGTCCTCGGCCTGATCGGCGGTGCGGTCCTGGACATCTACTCATCCGGTCTCGCGCTGCTGACCGCAGGACTGCGGATTCCCCGCTATCTGGCGGCCGCCGTCGACGGCGTCATCATGGTCGCCGGAAGTATCTACGTGGTCTTCTTCACCGACAACTTCGTCTTTCAGTTCCAGGGCTTTCTGATCACGCTCGGCGTGCCGGTGGCGGCGTGGTGCGGCGTCATGCTGGCCGACGTCGCGCTGCGCCGCCGCGACTACGACGAGTCGGCTCTGTTCGACCCGCGCGGCCGTTACGGCGACATCCAATGGGTACCGATCATCGCCGTGGTGGCGGGCACGGCAATCGGGTGGGGGCTGGTGACCAACACCGCCGCCGGCTGGCTGAACTGGCAGGGCTATCTGCTTCGGTTCGGGCTCGGCGGCAAGCAGGGTGACTGGGCCTTCGCCGGCATCGGTGTCCTGGTGGCCCTGCTGATCGGCCTGATCGTCGGCGTCGCGGTGGCTGTGCGGCGCATCCCGAGCCAGGAGGCGTCGGCGGGATCAACCCGGTGA
- a CDS encoding cysteine hydrolase family protein, which produces MSRALLVIDMQQVFADPASPWSTPGFAAVLPRVRELTDAFAGRTVYTRFVAPAEPWGSWVPYYRQWSFALRPPDAQLWTIVPELAVGSAPVLDAPTFGKWGPQLQRLLGGAADIVVAGVSTDCCVLSTVLAAADAGAHLMVAADACAGMSENDHRRAVEAMALYAPLVEIVTTAEVLGG; this is translated from the coding sequence GTGAGCCGCGCCCTGCTGGTGATCGACATGCAGCAGGTATTCGCCGATCCGGCCAGCCCGTGGTCGACGCCCGGCTTTGCCGCGGTGCTGCCTCGTGTTCGCGAACTGACCGATGCCTTCGCCGGACGGACGGTCTACACCCGCTTCGTTGCTCCGGCCGAACCGTGGGGCTCCTGGGTGCCCTACTACCGGCAATGGTCCTTCGCGCTGCGGCCGCCGGACGCGCAGCTGTGGACGATCGTGCCGGAACTGGCCGTGGGGTCGGCACCGGTTCTGGACGCGCCCACCTTCGGTAAGTGGGGTCCGCAGCTCCAGCGCCTGCTCGGCGGAGCGGCGGACATCGTGGTAGCCGGGGTGTCCACCGACTGTTGCGTGCTCTCGACGGTGCTCGCTGCTGCCGACGCCGGAGCGCACCTGATGGTGGCTGCGGACGCGTGCGCGGGAATGAGCGAAAACGACCACCGGCGAGCGGTCGAGGCGATGGCCCTCTACGCTCCATTGGTAGAGATCGTCACGACTGCGGAGGTGCTTGGGGGTTGA
- a CDS encoding ADP-ribosylglycohydrolase family protein produces the protein MSNERARMALWGLAIGDALGMPTQSMAREDINGRFGPIAGFLASPSDQPIAPGRVAGSVTDDTEQAVLLGYSLIEGRGRIDQAAFASALISWEQGMIARGSLDLLGPSTRRAIAELRAGTPAGEAGAAGTTNGAAMRITPVGLAASADDLKALVDVVVQTSELTHNTSPALAAASAVAAAVSVGVAGGAVDEAIEVAIEAADLGSRRGRWVAGGSVSERILWAVSTCAGRGGDALDELYTMLGTGLAANESVPAAFGILAMCPDDPWRACRLAAGIGGDTDTIAAIVGAIGGACLGASAFPASARETVAAVNTLELDSLADGLYALRLVIG, from the coding sequence TTGAGCAACGAACGCGCGCGGATGGCCCTGTGGGGTCTGGCCATCGGCGACGCGCTGGGAATGCCGACCCAGTCGATGGCGCGCGAGGACATCAACGGCCGCTTCGGGCCGATCGCCGGGTTCCTCGCCTCCCCGTCCGATCAGCCGATCGCCCCGGGCCGGGTGGCGGGCTCGGTGACCGACGACACCGAACAGGCCGTGCTGCTGGGCTATTCGCTCATCGAAGGGCGCGGGCGGATCGACCAGGCCGCCTTCGCCTCAGCACTGATCTCGTGGGAACAGGGCATGATCGCCCGCGGCTCGCTCGACCTGCTGGGTCCATCGACCCGCCGGGCGATCGCGGAGCTACGGGCCGGTACCCCCGCCGGTGAGGCGGGTGCGGCCGGCACGACCAACGGCGCGGCCATGAGAATCACCCCGGTCGGCCTGGCCGCCTCCGCCGATGACCTCAAGGCGCTCGTCGATGTCGTGGTGCAGACCAGCGAGTTGACGCACAACACCTCGCCGGCGTTGGCCGCCGCGTCCGCCGTGGCCGCCGCGGTCAGCGTCGGGGTGGCCGGCGGGGCTGTCGACGAGGCCATCGAGGTGGCCATCGAAGCGGCTGATCTGGGAAGCCGGCGCGGTCGGTGGGTCGCAGGCGGCTCGGTCTCCGAGCGGATCCTGTGGGCGGTGTCGACCTGTGCGGGCCGCGGTGGTGACGCCCTCGATGAGCTCTACACCATGCTCGGCACCGGATTGGCAGCCAACGAGTCGGTGCCTGCCGCGTTCGGGATCCTCGCGATGTGCCCGGACGACCCGTGGCGGGCCTGCCGGCTCGCAGCCGGAATCGGTGGAGACACCGACACCATCGCGGCGATTGTCGGTGCGATCGGCGGGGCGTGTCTGGGCGCATCGGCGTTTCCGGCCTCGGCTCGCGAAACCGTGGCCGCGGTGAACACCTTGGAGCTGGATTCGCTGGCCGACGGGCTTTACGCCCTGCGGCTGGTCATCGGCTGA
- a CDS encoding PfkB family carbohydrate kinase, which translates to MPPSRIAPNGRLVYLGNAVVDLVLAVPRLPDPGEDVRARAASWVPGGGVSTMVAAARRGMGVCYAGRTGTGPLAELIRSRLRREGIVLWGEPVAGQDNGVVICLVEPDGQRAFVTTTGAEALLEAEHLQGLAVGPTDLVALTGYGLAHPVNGLALAGWLATIPDETVVLLDPGPWVGDAGAGVLDRVLPRVDWYSCNAREARLATGCADLAVAAERLSAGTGRVGILVRDGERGCWLRLPGTPAELVAGDWVPPDGVKDTTGAGDVHAGVFLAELAAGRGAKQAVAAANAVAAESIRHPGPGLPFSGLE; encoded by the coding sequence GTGCCTCCATCACGCATCGCGCCGAACGGCCGGTTGGTGTACCTGGGCAACGCGGTCGTCGATCTGGTGCTCGCGGTACCTCGGCTGCCTGATCCGGGGGAGGACGTACGCGCTCGGGCAGCGAGCTGGGTACCCGGCGGCGGCGTGAGCACGATGGTCGCGGCGGCACGCCGGGGGATGGGCGTCTGCTACGCCGGCCGGACCGGGACCGGACCACTGGCCGAGCTGATCCGGAGCCGTCTGCGTCGCGAGGGGATCGTGCTCTGGGGCGAGCCGGTTGCCGGACAGGACAACGGCGTGGTCATCTGCCTGGTCGAACCGGACGGGCAACGAGCATTCGTGACCACGACCGGGGCGGAGGCTCTTCTGGAAGCCGAGCATCTGCAGGGTCTGGCGGTCGGTCCCACCGACCTGGTCGCGTTGACCGGCTACGGACTCGCTCACCCGGTCAACGGGTTGGCACTCGCGGGCTGGCTGGCGACGATCCCGGACGAGACGGTTGTGTTGCTGGACCCTGGTCCGTGGGTCGGCGACGCTGGTGCCGGCGTCCTCGACCGGGTCCTGCCACGCGTCGACTGGTACAGCTGCAATGCGCGCGAAGCGCGGCTGGCGACCGGGTGCGCTGATCTCGCCGTGGCGGCCGAGCGCCTGTCCGCGGGGACGGGCCGAGTCGGCATCCTGGTGCGCGATGGGGAGCGGGGGTGCTGGCTTCGACTGCCGGGCACGCCTGCTGAGTTGGTCGCCGGGGATTGGGTCCCGCCGGACGGAGTGAAGGACACGACTGGTGCCGGCGACGTACACGCCGGTGTGTTCCTGGCCGAACTTGCTGCGGGCAGGGGCGCGAAGCAGGCCGTCGCGGCCGCGAACGCCGTGGCCGCCGAATCGATCCGTCATCCGGGCCCCGGGTTACCGTTCTCCGGCCTGGAGTGA